A stretch of DNA from Brevibacterium sp. CBA3109:
GCGGAAATGGTTCGCCTCGAACGCGCTGCACGCCAACTGCCAGGTCTTCATCGTCATGGGCAAGACCGACCCGAATGCTGAGGCTCACCGTCAGCAATCGATGCTGGTTGTGCCCAAGGACACTCCCGGAATCACCATTGTCCGTGGGTTGCCCGTGTTCGGATACATGGACCGCGAAGGCCATGCCGAAATCCTCTTCGAGGATGTCCGTGTGCCGAAGTCCGCACTGCTCTCCGGCGAAGGCGAAGGATTCGCCATCAGCCAGGCCCGCTTGGGTCCAGGCCGCATCCACCACTGCATGCGGACAATCGGTATGGCAGAACGCTCACTCGAGCTGATGATCGATCGTGCCCAGGAGAGGGTCACATTCGGACAGCCGGTCGCGGAGCGGGCCAACATCCAGGACTGGATCGCCGAAGCGCGCATCGAGATCGAAGCCACTCGCCTCCTCGTGCTCAAAGCGGCATGGATGATGGACACCGTGGGCAACAGGGAAGCGGCGACGGAGATCGCAGCCATCAAGGTCAAGGCCCCAGAGATGGCGCTGACCATCATCGACCGTGCCATCCAGGTCCACGGTGGCGGCGGTGTCACAGATGACTTCCCGCTGGCTGGCTTCTACGCTCATCTGCGCACCCTGCGACTGGCTGACGGACCCGACGAGGTGCATAAGCGCTCGATCGCCAGGCGCGAACTGCG
This window harbors:
- a CDS encoding acyl-CoA dehydrogenase family protein, which codes for MDFAPDEKTHEYQTRLNAFMDEFVYPAESVYHHQRAESGDPNFHPPILEDLKQEAKSQGLWNLFLPYEGWGAGLTNLQYAHLAEITGRSPEIAPEAINCNAPDTGNMEVLTLFGTEEHKEKWLKPLLAGEIASAFCMTEPAVASSDATNIEMSIVADGDDYVLNGRKWFASNALHANCQVFIVMGKTDPNAEAHRQQSMLVVPKDTPGITIVRGLPVFGYMDREGHAEILFEDVRVPKSALLSGEGEGFAISQARLGPGRIHHCMRTIGMAERSLELMIDRAQERVTFGQPVAERANIQDWIAEARIEIEATRLLVLKAAWMMDTVGNREAATEIAAIKVKAPEMALTIIDRAIQVHGGGGVTDDFPLAGFYAHLRTLRLADGPDEVHKRSIARRELRRRKTAREAG